TTTCGCAACGAATGAAGAAGTCGGGAATTCATAAATTTGCTCGGGCGTGCCGATTTGTTCAATATCACCATCATGATTCATAATAGCCATTTGATCGGCAACTGTCAGAGCTTCAAACTGATCGTGAGTGACATAGATAAATGTTGTTGAGAGTTTTTCTTGCAAATCGATCAGTTCGATGAGCATTTTTTCTCGGAGTTTATAATCAAGAGCTGCTAAGGGTTCATCAAGAAGGAGGACTTCGGGTTCATTCACAATCGCTCTTGCAAGGGCAACGCGCTGCTGTTGTCCCCCCGATAGCTCTTTGGGGAGTCGATGCGTGTGGGGCTCGAGATCGAAGGCTTTGAGGAGCTTCATAACGCGCTCGCGGATGTCTTCCTTAGGGCGATTCTCAATGACAAGGCTATAAGCAATATTCTCAAAGACGGTTAAATGGGGAAAAAGAGCATAGTTTTGAAAAACAATATTGACTTTGCGCTTATTAACCGGAAGGTGGGTAACGTTGTGATTTCCAATATAAATTGATCCGGAATCGACTGTTTCCAGCCCTGCAATAAGGCGTAGAAGCGTTGTTTTTCCGCATCCACTAGGTCCAAGGAGAGCAAAGAATTTACCCGCCGGGATAGAAAGATTGACATTTTTAAGGATCACTTCGCCATCTTTTGACTTCGTGACATCCTTGAGGTGGATGCTGCGCATAGACCTTGCCCCCAATTAAAAAAAAAATTAAAAAATCACCGCCCTAGTCGTTGTTTGACGGGTTTTCCT
This window of the Simkaniaceae bacterium genome carries:
- a CDS encoding ABC transporter ATP-binding protein yields the protein MRSIHLKDVTKSKDGEVILKNVNLSIPAGKFFALLGPSGCGKTTLLRLIAGLETVDSGSIYIGNHNVTHLPVNKRKVNIVFQNYALFPHLTVFENIAYSLVIENRPKEDIRERVMKLLKAFDLEPHTHRLPKELSGGQQQRVALARAIVNEPEVLLLDEPLAALDYKLREKMLIELIDLQEKLSTTFIYVTHDQFEALTVADQMAIMNHDGDIEQIGTPEQIYEFPTSSFVAKFVGSTNIYKGILHEVDNDTKIDIPDFGRFSIKVPSNKPWLKSGCLTTLTIRPEKIFLSKKPVENFSNTVEGTVSDIVYHGRSTLYIIKINDKIQVQVFEQNEDHFPKEMIDYDDKVFLYWQKENVVLLQN